The Blastopirellula sediminis sequence ACCACGCCGCGGCGCGATCGACATGAAAGAGGCCCGGCAGTATTGGGCGTTCCAGCCGATCGTCCGCCCGGCTGTTCCGCAAGTTGATGGCCAACCGGCCAAGCCGAACCCGATCGACGCGTTCCTCTTTACCAATCTGCAGAAGGAAGGGCTGACTCCCAGCTCGCCAGCCGACAAGCGAACGCTATTACGCCGCGCGACGCTCGACTTGACCGGTTTGCCGCCGACGCCGGAAGAGATGGAAGCCTTTCTGGCTGATGAGACCCCTTCGGCATTTGAACATGTCGTCGACCGGCTGCTCGCTTCCCCCCGCTATGGTGAACGTTGGGGACGGCATTGGCTCGACGTGGTGCGCTACGCCGACAGCAACGGGCTCGATGAGAACCAAGGGTTTGTCGACGCGTGGCGTTATCGCAACTACGTGATCGATTCGTTCAACGCTGACAAGCCGTTTGATCGCTTCGCCGCCGAGCAAGTCGCCGGCGATCTGATCGAGCTAGAAGAACACAAGGGAGAAAAGCAGGGAGACTATTCGTCGGTGATTGCGACCGGCTTTCTGACGCTGGGACCGAAGGTTCTGGCCGAGAAGGACGAGGTCAAAATGGAGATGGATATCATCGACGAGCAGATCGACACCTTCGGCCAGGCGTTTCTCGGCATGACGATCGCCTGTGCTCGCTGCCACGATCACAAGTTCGACCCGATCTCGACCGCCGACTATTACGCGTTGGCGGGGATCTTCAAAAGCACGAAGTCGATGCAGTCGTACAAGGTGATCGCCAAGTACAACGAGGCGACGCTCGCGACCGAAGCCGAAATCAAACGAAAGGCGGAGCTTGACGCCGAGAAAGCGACGAAGCAGAAAGAGCTCGACGCACTCGTAAAGTCGGCCAATGCCGAGTTGCTGAAGTCGATGGGCGTCGCCGCTGACGCGAAGGTTCCGGACGACGCCGAGCAAAAGTATCCGGAAGAAACGAAAACGAAGCTCGCCGGGTTGCGTGCAGAGATCGCAAAGCTGACCGCCGACGCGACCGAGTTGCCGACCGCGATGGCGGTCACGGAAGGAACGCCGGCCGATACGCGGATTCATGTCCGCGGCAGCCACTTGATGCTGGGACGTGCGGTCAAACGGGGCGTGCCGGAAGTGATGAATCTCTCGGACTCGCTGACGATCGCCGAGACCGAAAGCGGCCGTAAACAATTGGCCAGTTGGCTGACGAGCCCGCAGAATCCGCTCACCGCGCGGGTCTTGGCGAATCGCGTCTGGGGTTGGCATTTCGGCGAGGCGCTGGCGCCGTCGACCGACAACTTCGGCAAGCTAGGTGAAGCGCCGACGCAGCCGGAACTGCTTGATTGGCTCGCGGCCGAATTGATCGAAAACGGCTGGTCTCTCAAGAAACTGCACAAACGCATCATGCTGAGCGACGCCTATCAGTTCAGCAGCCAGTCGATTGCGGCGAATGAAAAGGTCGATCCCGAAAACCATGCCCATTGGCGGGCCAACGTGCAGCGAATGGACGCCGAGTCGCTCCGCGATTCTCTTTTGGCGGTGAGCGGTCAGCTTGACCCGAGTCGCGGCGAGAAGGTCATCGAGCTGGCGAAGTGGACGCTCGTTTTCGATCATACCTCGAAAGATGCGACCAGCTACGATACCAATCGCCGCTCGATCTATCTGCCGGTGATTCGCAATAACCTGTATGACGGCTTCTCGCTGTTCGACTTTGCGACCGCCGACGTGACGACCGGTAGCCGGGGAACTTCGACCGTGGCGCCGCAGGCACTGTACGCGATGAATAGCCCGATGTTTATTTCCGCTTCCGAAACGCTCGCAAAGCGGTTGATCGAAGAGTTTCCGAGTAACGTTGAGGCCCGCGTGCCGCGGTTGTACGAGATTGCACTAGGACGTTCGCCGGAGACGCACGAGACGACGCGTCTGCTCGACTATGCGACGCGGCTGCAGCCGCTGTTGACTGGGAAAGCGGAGATCGAGAATCCGGAGCTGGTCGTTTGGGCGGCGATTTGCCAAAGCGTCCTGGCGTCGAACGAGTTCGCATACGTGGAGTAATGATGCACGACCAAGGATCGCACAACTCGCTCAGTCGCCGCCAACTGCTCCGCCGATCGGCCGTTGGTTTCGGCTATCTCGCGCTGCAGTCGATGCTGCAAGGTCCAGCCGCCGCGTTTGCGGATGCGGCGCCGGCTCATTTTCCGGCGCGGGCCAAGCGGGTGATCTTCCTCTTTATGAAGGGAGGTCCGTCGCACGTCGATACGTTCGACTACAAGCCGAAACTACAGAAAGATGACGGCAAGCCGCTGCCGTTTGAAAAGCCGCGGGTGCAGTTCGCCCCGACCGGCAACTTGCTCGGCTCTCCCTGGAAGTTTCAGCAGTATGGCGAGAGCGGCATCCATGTCAGCGAGCTGTTTCCGAACGTCGCGAAGCATGTCGATGATATTTGCTTCCTGAATTCGGTCCACGGCACGAATCCGTCGCACGGGGGCGCACTACTGAAGCTGCACACCGGCAGCGACAACTTCATTCGGCCGAGCATGGGGTCGTGGGTTACCTACGGACTGGGGACAGAAAACGCGAATCTGCCGGCGTTCGTCACGATTTGCCCGACGTTCGCCCACGGCGGCGCCAAGAACTGGGACTCCGCCTTTTTGCCGGCCCGGTTCCAAGGAGTTCCGCTCGGCGTCGCTTCGCAGCCTTCGACCAAGGCCCAGGTCAAATACATCGCGAATCCTCGCTACAGTTCCGAGGTGCAGCGGCTGCAACTCGATCTGATGCAGGCAATGAACGAGGATCACCTGAAGACGTCAGGGCCGGAGGCTTCGCTCGAAGCGCGGATCCAGTCGTTCGAGCTGGCCTACCAGATGCAGACCGAAATGCCGCAGGCGCAGGATCTGAGCGAAGAGACCGCCGCGACCCTCGAGATGTACGGGCTCAACGATGCAGTGACCGAAGACTTCGGTCGGCAATGTCTGCTCGCTCGCCGGTTCGCCGAACGGGGCGTTCGCTTCATCCAGGTAACCCACAGCGACACGAAAGTGCAGTGGGATCAGCATGGCGACTTGAAAGCGGGACACACCAAGAACTCCGCCGAGGTCGACAAGCCGATCGCTGCGCTGCTGACCGACCTGAAACAACGGGGCTTGCTCGACGACACGTTGGTGTTGTGGGGGGGCGAGTTCGGACGGACGCCGACTTGCCAAGGCGCCGGCAACGACGGCCGCGACCACAACCCGGAAGGGTTCACCATGTGGATGGCTGGGGCTGGCGTCAAAGGTGGCTATCAATATGGCGCCACCGACGAGTACGGCTACTACGCCCTGGAAAACAAGATGCATGTCCATGACCTGCACGCGACGCTGCTCCACTTGCTGGGGATGAATCACGAGCAACTCACCTATCGCCACGCAGGCCGAGACTTCCGGCTGACCGACGTGCATGGCGTCGTTCATCACGGCATATTGGCTTAGCATAAAACGACCAGACTTTCCCCTCTCCCAAAGCTCCGACATGACTGCTACTGTTTCGATCAACGCGATTTCCAACGCCCAGCACTGGGAAGGAAAATCGTATCTGAATACGGCGGCCGAAGGGTTGCCGCTGCTATCGGCGGTCGACGCCGTGCAGGAGTATCTGTTCGACAAAACGCACGGCGAACCGGGACGCGTCCAGTTTTGGCATCGCTACGAGCGAGCGAAAGAACTGGCCGGCGAACTCTTCTCGGTCGACGCCGATCAAATCGCCCTGATTAGCAGCACCACCGAAGCGCTGAACACGATCGCCAACTCGATCGACTGGCGGCCGGGGGACGAAGTCGTCTTCACGTCGAGCGAGTTCCCGTCGAACATCTTCCCGTGGGTCACGCTGCAAAAGCGCGGCGTTAAATTGCGAATTGTTCATCCTGGCGCCGACGGCGTTTCGGTCGATGAATTGCTGGAGCAGATCAACGAGCGGACCCGACTGGTGACCGTCAGTCAGGTGAGTTACGCGACCGGTCAGCGAATTGACCCGGCGCCGATTTGGCGGCGGGTGAAAGACACGGAGACGCTGCTGTGCGTCGATGCGACTCAGGCGGCCGCCCGGGTTCCGATTGACGGCCAGATGGCTGACTTCACGGTCGCCAGCGCGTTCAAGTGGATGAACTCGATCCATGGCGCCGCAGTGATGTCGGTAAGTCGTCGCGTGCTCGCTCAAGATGTGGTCGGCCCGGCCGGTTGGCTCTCGACCGAGAACTGCTTTGCGGACGATCGCCTCGAAGCGTTTCATCCCCGCGGTGACGCGCAGCGGTTCCAAGCCGGCATGCCGAACTTCGACTCGATCTATTCGCTAGCGGCGGCTCTGGAGTTTCATACGCCCGATGCTGTTGCGGCTCGGGCGAAAACGATGGCGCCACTGGTCAGTTCGCTCCGGGCGAGCCTGGTCGAGATGGGACTTACGCCGCTGGTTCCCGAAAGCGAAGCGAGCCAGGCGGGGATCGTGCCGTTCGCCTACAACGGGTCGGCCGAAATGAAAAAACAACTCGCTGAGCGGGGGATTTTCGTCCAAGGGGACGATCGCCGGATCCGCGCGGCGCTTCATTGGTACAACACGGAAGAAGACGTGCAGCGTTACTTAGGGGCGCTGCGTGAATTGATCGATGAGTCGCAACTGCCGACGGCGCCGCTGGCCGGCAGTCGCCGTTGATCGAAGGCGGTTGAGCGAGAAGAACAGCGACCCAGCGGGTTGCGCACGGTGAGAATTGAAAGATACCCCGTAGAGGACGAACTGCAGTGAAAGTGGAACTCCGAAAAAAGCCCAAGTTTGTGGGCGCCGAATTCTTCAGCGACGCCGACCCGCTTGAGATCTTGCAGCAGTTGATTGCGATTCCGAGCGTCAATCCGTGCGGCGGCGAGGCGGCTGGTCCCATCTTCTATGAGCATGGGATGACGCGCTGGCTGATTCAGTTCTTTACGCAGCTGGGGACCCCGTACGAAGTGCAGGAAGTGGCCGACGGCCGCTGCAATGTGATCGCCCGGTTGGACTTTGATCCTGACGCGCCGACGATCATGCTCGAAGCGCATCAAGATACCGTGCCGGTTGACGGCATGACGATCGCCCCGTTTGTGCCGGAGCTGAAAGAAGGACGGCTCTATGGCCGCGGCGCCTGCGACGTAAAGGGGGGCATGGCGGCGATGTTGGCGGCGTTCGCGCGGCTCGCGACGGAACGCCCCGCTGGCTGCGCCAACGTCATCATGGCTTGCACGTGCGACGAAGAGTTCTCGGCGACCGGGGCTCGCCACTTAGGGCGAAGCTGGCATAGCGCCGAACCGGCCGATTCGTTTTTGACCGGTCCCCCTGATTTTTGCGTCGTCGCCGAACCGACCGACTTGAACGTGATCGTCGCGCACCGCGGCGTCGTTCGCTGGAAGCTGCAAACGTTGGGGTTGGCTTGTCACAGTTCGCGTCCGCACGAAGGCCGCAGTGCGATTTACGCGATGGCCGAAGTGATTCAGGCGTTGCAAAAATATGCGGCCGAATTGCCGCAGCGCGTCGGCGTCCATCCGCTTTGCGGCGCTCCGACGTTGAGCATTGGCAAAATCGTCGGCGGGACCAGCGTGAATATCGTGCCGCACGAATGTGAAATCGAGATCGATCGGCGGACCAGTCCCGGCGAGCGAACCGATCATGTGCTCGAAGAGCTGGAAGCGTATCTGCGACAGGAGACGAACGTTGAGTTCGTGATGCTGCCCCCGTGGATCGAAGCCGATTCGCTGGCTGATGACCAAGATCCGCGGTGGGTCGATCGGTTGCTGCAGCAGATCGAAGCGGTCTCGGGACCGCGAGAAAAGGTGGGAGCGTGGTACTGCACCGACGCGAGCAGCTTCGCCGCAGCCGGCGCTCCGTCGGTCGTCTACGGACCAGGTTCGATCGCCCAGGCGCACACCGCCGACGAATGGATCGAGGTCGAACAACTTCGCCAGGCGTGCGAGACCTACTATCAGTTTTGCACGAGTCCGGTCGTGACCGAAATCCCGGCTTAAACTTTTTCGCCCGCCGGCGTCAGGAAGAATACGTGACCACGAAATCGGCCAGTTCGCTTACGCTGCTCGTCTTGATGGTGTTGGCCATCGGCATCAACTACATCGACCGCGGCAGCTTGTCGATCGTCAAGACCGACGTGGCAGGCGAGTTTGAACTCGACGCCGCGCAGATGGGGCTCTTGTTCTCGGCGTTCTTTTGGAGCTACGCCCTGTCGCAAGTTGCGACCGGGTGGCTGGTCGATCGGTTCGACGTGAAATGGCTTTACGCCGGGGGCTTCTTGGTTTGGTCATTGGCGACCGTCTCGATGGCCTTCGCCAGCAGCTTTACCATCTTCCTGCTGTTGCGTCTGGTACTTGGCCTCGGCGAAAGCATCGCCTATCCAGCGACGTCGCGGATGATTGTGATGAACTTTCCAGAGCGGCGCCGCGGGCTCGCGAACGCGCTGATTGATGCGGCGACGAAGCTGGGGCCGATGTTGGCGCTGCTGTTGGGCGGGCTGTTGGTCGCCAGCAATGGTTGGCGTTCGCTGTTTATCGTGGTTGGTATCGGCGGGATGCTCTGGTTGCCGGCATGGCTCTGGCTCGTTCCGTCGCAAGAGAAGCCTGCCGAGGGGACCAAGTCGTCGATTCCAAAAGTACCGTACGTCGCGCTGTTCACACGTCAGGAAGTGTGGGGAACGTCGCTCGGCTTCTTCTGTCTCGGTTACACGTGGGCCTTTTTGCTCTCGTGGTTGCCGGCCTACTTGGAAGAGTCGCGCGGCTTTACCAAAGAATCGATGGCGCTGTTCGGCAGTTTGCCTTTTGCGGCGATGGCGGTCACCGCGATTTGCGGCGGTTGGCTCGCGGATCGTTGGATTCATTCGGGCGCCACGCCGACGACGGCTCGCAAGTCGTTCCTGATCGGCGGGCTCGTGTTGTGCTCGGCGTTCATGTTTGCCGCGGTGCTGGCGCAAGACGTAAGCGTCTGCATCGCACTCCTTTGTTTGGCGTGTGCGTCGCTGGGGCTTTACACGTCGAACGTCTGGGCGGTTACGCAGACGCTGGCCGGGCCAAACGCCGCTGGATCATGGACCGGACTGCAGAACGCGATCGGCAACATCGGAGGCGCCATTTCACCGGCGCTGACCGGTTGGCTCGTCAAAGAAACGGGAAGTTATTATTCGGCATTCGCCGCCGCTTCGTTTATCCTGGTGATCGGCGTCTTCGCCTACATTGCGCTGGTGCGACAGGTCGAGCCGCTCGACTGGGAACTGGAAAAACAAGAACTACAAGGTGCACTACGATGAGCCAATCTTCTGGTCAGCCGCTCCTCTCGCGTCGACATCTTCTGCAAGCAGGCGCCGCCGTCGCGGCCAGCGCCTCGCTCGGTCTGGCGAAGGAAGAGAAGAAGCCGGGCTACATCGACGCCCACGTTCATATCTGGACGCCTGATACGAGCGCCTATCCGCTCGGCAAGCATTACGACAAGTCGGCGATGAAGCCGGCCAGCTTTACGCCGGACGAATTGTTCGCTTATAGCCGTCCGGAAGGAGTGGATCGGATCGTCTTGATCCAGATGAGCTTTTACGAGACCGACAACAAATACATGCTCGACGCGATCGAAAAGTACCCCGACACCTTCCGCGGCGTCGCGATCATCGATCACGAGGCGCCCGGCGTGCTGGAAACGATGCGCGGCCTGAAAGAGCAGGGGGTCAACGGCTATAGACTGTATGCCGACGCCAAGTCGACCGCCTCTTGGGTCGATTCGCCCGAAATGGCGACGATGTGGAAAGGCGCCGCCGAAACCGGCCAGGCGATCTGCTTGCTCTCGAATCCCGACGCGCTCCCGTCGATCGAAAAGCTGTGCAAAAAGTTCCCCGAGACGACGGTCGTGATCGATCACTTCTCGCGGATCGGCGTCAGCGGCACGATTCAGGGAAGCGATCTCGATAACCTCTGCAAACTGGCGACCTTCCCCAAGACGCATGTGAAGACGTCGGCCTTCTACGCGCTCGGCAAAAAGAAGCCGCCGTATCTCGACCTGGGACCGATGATTCGCCGCCTCCGCGATACGTTTGGCGCCGATCGACTGATGTGGGCGAGCGACTGCCCCTACCAGGTCGAAAAGGGAAACACCTACGCCGCATCGATCGCGCTGATCCGCGACAAACTCGACTTCCTTACGGACGTCGATAAAGAATGGATGCTCCGCAAGACGGCGGAGAAGGTTCTCTGGAGCTAGGCGAGAATAATAGCCCGAAGCGCCAGCGAGGGAAATGCGGTCGCAATCAAGCCGTTTGAGCCAGCGCAGCTCAACACTAACCCGAGGCGCGAGCCGAGGGAATGTGCACGCAAGCAAACGCAAGATGTCGAAGCGCAAAATTAGAGCGATTCGACATTGCACTTTTCATCCGAGCGCATTCCCTCGGCTCGCGCCTCGGGTTAGTGTAACTATCGCTATTTCCGCGATTCTAGATAGGCGATTAAGTCGGCCAATTCTTGATCGCTCAGCGCCTTGTGGAAATCGGGGGGCATGATCGAGACGTCGCTCGCTCGGATCTCTTCGATCGCTTCGTTCGGGATGCGGACGTTGTTTTCTTTATCGACGCCGAGGTGCAGTTCCTTGGTGTTTTCGCCCAGGATGATGCCGCTGTAGAGCTTTCCTTCGTCGGTCAGAACGACGTACGGTGCGAAGCCGCGAGCGAAGGTGGCGTTGGGATAGAGAATCGATTCAAGCAGATCGCGTCGTTCGCGGCTGCGGCCGATGGTGGTGAGATCGGGACCGACCTGGCCCCCTTCGCCGGCGACCTGATGGCATTTATTGCAGGCGATCTTGGCCGAAGCGAAGACGAACTTGCCGCGCTCCGCATCGCCGGCGGCGAGATTCTCGACGCGAGCGAGCAAACTGCTCCGCTCCTCCTCCGTGAGCGGTTTGCCCATCGATGCGGCGGGAATCTCGAGCCAGTTCTGGCTCGCCAGATCGACTTGGGGACGACGGAGTTGTTCCAACGCGATGGCGGCGGCGCTCGATACGCTTTCGCGTGGGTCAAGAACCGACGTGCTAAGTTGCTGCCGATCTCCACTTTGAATTAGGCCCAGGATCAAGGCGTGACGCGTTCCGGCATCGTTGTCTTTCCGCGCCAATCCTTCCAACAACGGCAGGATGGTCGACGGCTGCTCTTTGACGAACGTCCCTAGCACCGTGGCCGCCACACGACGTTCACTCGGTTGGCCAACGCTAAGTTGCCGATACAGCCAGGGCGCAAAGGGAAGCACTTCGCTCGATCGGGGCCAATCGAGGAGCGATTGTGCGGCGGTCTGCCGGATCAAGCTGTTTTCATCACGCAGATACGGCGCGATCTGGGCGAGCGACTCGGCCGTTTCGGTCTGACGAAGGGACCAGATCTTCTGTTGCGTGGCCAGCACGGGATCGTCGTTCGTTGCATCGGCAGGCGACGACTTCGTCTTCCGAATCCGATAGATCGCCCCGCGAATATCAGGCTTCGCCAATTCCGATTTCGGACAACCGATCCGGAACCAACCGCCGGTGTCGATCACCAGCAGCGAACCGTCGGCGTCTTGCAGGACGTCGGTCGGGTGAAAGTCGTGACTTGGCGAGACGGCGAAGTCGGATTGATTGGCGACGGCGAAGGTGGAACCGCTCGGTTTGAGTTCGACCCGGACGATGCGGTTGGTGTTGAACTGCGTCACGAACACGACGTTCGGATTTGCCTTGTCGAGGCAAAGGCCCGAGACGGCGACATGGCCGAAGTTCAACACCTCCGGCAGCAGATCGCCGGTCCGGATGAATTCGCTTTCCAGCCCTTCGGCAAAGT is a genomic window containing:
- a CDS encoding M20 family metallopeptidase; protein product: MKVELRKKPKFVGAEFFSDADPLEILQQLIAIPSVNPCGGEAAGPIFYEHGMTRWLIQFFTQLGTPYEVQEVADGRCNVIARLDFDPDAPTIMLEAHQDTVPVDGMTIAPFVPELKEGRLYGRGACDVKGGMAAMLAAFARLATERPAGCANVIMACTCDEEFSATGARHLGRSWHSAEPADSFLTGPPDFCVVAEPTDLNVIVAHRGVVRWKLQTLGLACHSSRPHEGRSAIYAMAEVIQALQKYAAELPQRVGVHPLCGAPTLSIGKIVGGTSVNIVPHECEIEIDRRTSPGERTDHVLEELEAYLRQETNVEFVMLPPWIEADSLADDQDPRWVDRLLQQIEAVSGPREKVGAWYCTDASSFAAAGAPSVVYGPGSIAQAHTADEWIEVEQLRQACETYYQFCTSPVVTEIPA
- a CDS encoding PSD1 and planctomycete cytochrome C domain-containing protein, with the protein product MLILVVLYSLPGSAAAEEPGAPSGEALKIFETKIRPLLVGKCVECHGADSAESDLRLDSYSGMLTGGASGPAVVPGKLDESLLLTAISYKHELLQMPPDEKLSDDEIKLLQQWVEKGAPHPDSNAGGSIAPRRGAIDMKEARQYWAFQPIVRPAVPQVDGQPAKPNPIDAFLFTNLQKEGLTPSSPADKRTLLRRATLDLTGLPPTPEEMEAFLADETPSAFEHVVDRLLASPRYGERWGRHWLDVVRYADSNGLDENQGFVDAWRYRNYVIDSFNADKPFDRFAAEQVAGDLIELEEHKGEKQGDYSSVIATGFLTLGPKVLAEKDEVKMEMDIIDEQIDTFGQAFLGMTIACARCHDHKFDPISTADYYALAGIFKSTKSMQSYKVIAKYNEATLATEAEIKRKAELDAEKATKQKELDALVKSANAELLKSMGVAADAKVPDDAEQKYPEETKTKLAGLRAEIAKLTADATELPTAMAVTEGTPADTRIHVRGSHLMLGRAVKRGVPEVMNLSDSLTIAETESGRKQLASWLTSPQNPLTARVLANRVWGWHFGEALAPSTDNFGKLGEAPTQPELLDWLAAELIENGWSLKKLHKRIMLSDAYQFSSQSIAANEKVDPENHAHWRANVQRMDAESLRDSLLAVSGQLDPSRGEKVIELAKWTLVFDHTSKDATSYDTNRRSIYLPVIRNNLYDGFSLFDFATADVTTGSRGTSTVAPQALYAMNSPMFISASETLAKRLIEEFPSNVEARVPRLYEIALGRSPETHETTRLLDYATRLQPLLTGKAEIENPELVVWAAICQSVLASNEFAYVE
- a CDS encoding DUF7133 domain-containing protein, with the protein product MNRRYFAVLVLLLFGATTVTNAAESILEVPEGYTVEVAAPSSLIAHPLMADFDEQGRLYVAANSGQNLPRAELEKELPNFVQRLEDVDKDGVFDKVTMFADKMTFPQGCLWHKGSLYVASSGAIWKLTDTDDDGVADERVKLVGDFGYTGNAADVHGPFLGPEGRLYWCEGRHGHEIKDAAGNLISKGKAARIFSSNFDGSDVQTYCAGGMDNPVEIVFTPAGEMLGTVNLMYSQPRGDCLVHWQKGGVYPRTDFAEGLESEFIRTGDLLPEVLNFGHVAVSGLCLDKANPNVVFVTQFNTNRIVRVELKPSGSTFAVANQSDFAVSPSHDFHPTDVLQDADGSLLVIDTGGWFRIGCPKSELAKPDIRGAIYRIRKTKSSPADATNDDPVLATQQKIWSLRQTETAESLAQIAPYLRDENSLIRQTAAQSLLDWPRSSEVLPFAPWLYRQLSVGQPSERRVAATVLGTFVKEQPSTILPLLEGLARKDNDAGTRHALILGLIQSGDRQQLSTSVLDPRESVSSAAAIALEQLRRPQVDLASQNWLEIPAASMGKPLTEEERSSLLARVENLAAGDAERGKFVFASAKIACNKCHQVAGEGGQVGPDLTTIGRSRERRDLLESILYPNATFARGFAPYVVLTDEGKLYSGIILGENTKELHLGVDKENNVRIPNEAIEEIRASDVSIMPPDFHKALSDQELADLIAYLESRK
- a CDS encoding DUF1501 domain-containing protein, translating into MHDQGSHNSLSRRQLLRRSAVGFGYLALQSMLQGPAAAFADAAPAHFPARAKRVIFLFMKGGPSHVDTFDYKPKLQKDDGKPLPFEKPRVQFAPTGNLLGSPWKFQQYGESGIHVSELFPNVAKHVDDICFLNSVHGTNPSHGGALLKLHTGSDNFIRPSMGSWVTYGLGTENANLPAFVTICPTFAHGGAKNWDSAFLPARFQGVPLGVASQPSTKAQVKYIANPRYSSEVQRLQLDLMQAMNEDHLKTSGPEASLEARIQSFELAYQMQTEMPQAQDLSEETAATLEMYGLNDAVTEDFGRQCLLARRFAERGVRFIQVTHSDTKVQWDQHGDLKAGHTKNSAEVDKPIAALLTDLKQRGLLDDTLVLWGGEFGRTPTCQGAGNDGRDHNPEGFTMWMAGAGVKGGYQYGATDEYGYYALENKMHVHDLHATLLHLLGMNHEQLTYRHAGRDFRLTDVHGVVHHGILA
- a CDS encoding amidohydrolase family protein, producing the protein MSQSSGQPLLSRRHLLQAGAAVAASASLGLAKEEKKPGYIDAHVHIWTPDTSAYPLGKHYDKSAMKPASFTPDELFAYSRPEGVDRIVLIQMSFYETDNKYMLDAIEKYPDTFRGVAIIDHEAPGVLETMRGLKEQGVNGYRLYADAKSTASWVDSPEMATMWKGAAETGQAICLLSNPDALPSIEKLCKKFPETTVVIDHFSRIGVSGTIQGSDLDNLCKLATFPKTHVKTSAFYALGKKKPPYLDLGPMIRRLRDTFGADRLMWASDCPYQVEKGNTYAASIALIRDKLDFLTDVDKEWMLRKTAEKVLWS
- a CDS encoding MFS transporter, whose protein sequence is MTTKSASSLTLLVLMVLAIGINYIDRGSLSIVKTDVAGEFELDAAQMGLLFSAFFWSYALSQVATGWLVDRFDVKWLYAGGFLVWSLATVSMAFASSFTIFLLLRLVLGLGESIAYPATSRMIVMNFPERRRGLANALIDAATKLGPMLALLLGGLLVASNGWRSLFIVVGIGGMLWLPAWLWLVPSQEKPAEGTKSSIPKVPYVALFTRQEVWGTSLGFFCLGYTWAFLLSWLPAYLEESRGFTKESMALFGSLPFAAMAVTAICGGWLADRWIHSGATPTTARKSFLIGGLVLCSAFMFAAVLAQDVSVCIALLCLACASLGLYTSNVWAVTQTLAGPNAAGSWTGLQNAIGNIGGAISPALTGWLVKETGSYYSAFAAASFILVIGVFAYIALVRQVEPLDWELEKQELQGALR
- a CDS encoding aminotransferase class V-fold PLP-dependent enzyme — protein: MTATVSINAISNAQHWEGKSYLNTAAEGLPLLSAVDAVQEYLFDKTHGEPGRVQFWHRYERAKELAGELFSVDADQIALISSTTEALNTIANSIDWRPGDEVVFTSSEFPSNIFPWVTLQKRGVKLRIVHPGADGVSVDELLEQINERTRLVTVSQVSYATGQRIDPAPIWRRVKDTETLLCVDATQAAARVPIDGQMADFTVASAFKWMNSIHGAAVMSVSRRVLAQDVVGPAGWLSTENCFADDRLEAFHPRGDAQRFQAGMPNFDSIYSLAAALEFHTPDAVAARAKTMAPLVSSLRASLVEMGLTPLVPESEASQAGIVPFAYNGSAEMKKQLAERGIFVQGDDRRIRAALHWYNTEEDVQRYLGALRELIDESQLPTAPLAGSRR